One segment of Arthrobacter sp. MMS18-M83 DNA contains the following:
- a CDS encoding flavin reductase family protein yields the protein MASEESAFEGTFKQMFRRHAAGVAIITADFNGKPFGFTATSVASLSAEPPRFTFNMSRSSSSWPAVANSTYIGLHMLGLENQALADRFARTQERFEGDHWEPGPFDVPILKNVAGWLIGKIQMRLSFENNAIVVVEVVDGLVGDDDAPLLYHSGSYSQPVPLDYEI from the coding sequence GTGGCTTCGGAAGAATCGGCTTTTGAAGGAACCTTCAAGCAAATGTTCCGCCGGCATGCCGCCGGGGTTGCCATCATCACTGCCGACTTCAATGGCAAGCCTTTCGGATTCACCGCGACGTCGGTGGCGTCACTGTCGGCAGAGCCCCCGCGTTTTACGTTCAACATGTCGCGCAGTTCCAGTTCCTGGCCCGCGGTGGCGAATTCCACGTACATCGGCCTGCACATGCTGGGCCTTGAGAACCAAGCGCTTGCCGACCGTTTCGCGCGCACCCAGGAACGGTTTGAAGGCGATCACTGGGAACCTGGACCCTTCGATGTCCCCATCCTGAAGAACGTGGCCGGTTGGTTGATCGGCAAGATCCAGATGCGCCTGTCCTTCGAAAACAACGCGATCGTGGTGGTGGAGGTTGTCGACGGGCTTGTTGGCGACGACGACGCTCCCCTGCTCTACCACTCCGGCTCTTACAGCCAACCG
- the hisD gene encoding histidinol dehydrogenase: MTISPENSADTPAQPLDFRRIDLRGRSLSLAELRAAVPRAEHQTMADAEQKVLDIISAVRSRGFEALGELALAFDGVEQSHPRVPAAALAAALENLDPAVRAALEESISRARRFADGQRPASVHVELGDGAVVSQNWVPVGRVGLYVPGGLAVYPSSVIMNVVPALAAGVTSIALASPPQKDFGGLPHPTILAAAALLGIDEVYGIGGAQAIASFAFGIPGAGHEQSIEPVDVVTGPGNIFVATAKRLVKGVVGIDSEAGTTEIAILADASARPALVAADLISQAEHDPKAASVLITDSEELASAVRRELAFQSGTTKHGERVRTALSGPQSGVVLVDDLEQGIAVCDAYAAEHLEIMTADAAAVAARIRNAGAIFVGDYSPVSLGDYCAGSNHVLPTSGTAAFSSGLNVTTFLRAVQVINYNKAALEEVSKHIVSLADAEDLPGHGDAVKIRFAGA; the protein is encoded by the coding sequence GTGACCATTTCTCCGGAGAATTCTGCCGACACCCCTGCCCAGCCCCTGGACTTCCGTCGTATCGACTTGCGCGGACGGTCGCTGAGCTTGGCGGAACTGCGCGCCGCGGTGCCCCGGGCGGAGCATCAGACCATGGCGGACGCAGAGCAAAAGGTCCTGGATATCATCAGCGCCGTCCGCTCCCGGGGTTTTGAAGCGCTTGGTGAGTTGGCCCTGGCGTTCGACGGCGTGGAACAGTCCCACCCCCGCGTGCCCGCTGCCGCCCTCGCCGCTGCCCTCGAAAACCTGGATCCGGCTGTCCGTGCCGCCCTGGAGGAATCCATCAGCCGTGCCCGTCGTTTCGCCGACGGCCAGCGGCCGGCGAGCGTCCACGTGGAACTGGGGGACGGCGCCGTCGTCAGCCAGAATTGGGTACCCGTGGGCCGGGTGGGACTGTACGTTCCGGGCGGGTTGGCCGTGTACCCGTCCTCCGTGATCATGAACGTCGTTCCGGCGCTGGCTGCCGGAGTCACATCCATCGCATTGGCCTCCCCGCCCCAGAAGGACTTTGGCGGCTTGCCCCACCCAACCATCCTGGCCGCTGCCGCACTGCTGGGAATTGACGAAGTTTATGGCATCGGAGGTGCCCAGGCGATCGCTTCGTTTGCCTTCGGGATCCCGGGAGCCGGCCATGAACAGTCCATCGAACCCGTGGATGTTGTGACGGGCCCCGGCAACATCTTCGTGGCCACCGCCAAGCGTCTGGTCAAAGGCGTCGTGGGGATCGACTCGGAGGCGGGCACCACGGAGATCGCCATCTTGGCTGACGCGTCCGCCCGCCCGGCGCTCGTGGCTGCGGACCTCATCAGCCAGGCTGAGCACGACCCCAAAGCGGCCTCCGTGCTGATCACCGATTCCGAGGAACTCGCCTCGGCCGTGCGGCGGGAACTCGCATTCCAGTCAGGCACCACCAAACACGGCGAACGGGTACGCACAGCATTGTCCGGACCGCAATCAGGCGTGGTGTTGGTTGACGATCTCGAGCAGGGCATTGCGGTCTGCGATGCGTACGCAGCCGAACACTTGGAAATCATGACGGCGGATGCAGCCGCCGTCGCGGCAAGAATCCGCAACGCGGGGGCGATTTTCGTGGGGGACTACAGCCCAGTCAGCCTCGGCGACTACTGTGCAGGCTCCAACCATGTGTTGCCCACGAGTGGTACCGCTGCCTTCTCTTCGGGCCTGAACGTGACAACATTCCTCCGCGCTGTCCAGGTCATCAACTACAACAAGGCTGCCTTGGAGGAGGTCAGCAAGCACATTGTGAGTCTTGCTGATGCCGAGGACCTTCCCGGCCACGGCGACGCGGTCAAGATCCGCTTTGCGGGTGCCTAA